The Candidatus Omnitrophota bacterium sequence CCGCCATAGGACTTGCGCAAAGGGGAATGCCATAACATGAAAAGAATAAACCTTATTCCCGAAGAATCCAGAAAAGTGGATGTAGTACAGATCCTGGTCCGGGAGGTTCTTTCAAGCAAGATCTTTTATGTGGCGGTAGCCATGGTGACGGTTTTTGTGCTCATAGCGATATGGCAGGACGGTGAGATAAGGAAATACAACAAAAAAATGCTTTTGCTCCAGGAGGAATACGGGCTCCGGCAACAGGAGATCGCCAAACAACAGGAAAAGAGCGAGTTCCTGGATAAAAAAATAGAACAACTGGATAAGCTGAAAAAACTTGTTTCTGACAGGAAGCAAATACTCGAATGGTACCTGTATTCGGACATAAGATGGTCCGGCATACTGGCGGAGATATCAAGGGTGGTGCCCGAGGGCCTTACGTTGAACAACCTGTCGCTTAAGCCGGACGGGTTCATCTTCAAGGGAACGGCTCAGGGCAACGAGATCATATCAAAGTTCATGCAGACGCTTGATAATTCACCTTACTTTGAAGGTACGCGCTTTATTTATACAGAGAAAGAATCGACAGGAGAAGAGCTTGTAGCGTTCCAAGTGGAAACTGTCTATTCGCGAAGAGAGAACCGGGTGCCGCCCGAAGAAAAGAAGGAAGATGGCCAATAACCTGAACATAGACGTCAAGCAGATCATGGACCTTTATAAGAAAGCCAAGGCCCTGCCTAAACAACAGAAAATGCTGCTTACGGCGCTTGGTGTTGTTTGCATATCACTTCTATATATGAACGCGGTATATAAACCGAAAACCGCGATATTAAAATATTACAAAGGCGAAGTCGGGAAATACCTGTCGATGGACGAGACTGTCCGCGTTGATACCATGGCAACGGATGAAAAGGAAAGCAAGGTATCCAGGCTTCAAAGGGTCATTGACGATCTCGACAAAAAAATAGGGGAGATGGAAAAGGGCCTGCCGACACAGGGGAAAATACCGCAGGTGCTGGGGGAGTTCGTAAGCCTCGCGGAAACAAATAAGATAGACATCACATCGATAAAACCCGAATATCCGGACGAGCCCATCAATGTATACAAAAGTATGATCGTAATGCTCAAAATGACGGCGGAATACGGGAATATCCTTAACTTCGTAAGTGATCTTGAAGGATCCATAAGCTTTGTAGGGATAGACAATATACTCATCAGAGAAAAAACGGGAGAGGAAAAGAACCTCATTGAAAGCGAAATAAAGATAACGGCCCTTCTCAAGAACACGCCGGAAGCCATGGGTAGGGAAGAATCCCTGGATGATATCGAGGTCTTATCGACGCCGGAAACTATGAAAGATCCTTTCGCAAAAGAGTTCAAGAAGTCAGAAACGAAAGAGAAGCCTGTAAAAGAGGATCTTACGGTGTCAGGTATAACTTTGGCTGGCTCGCGGTCCACGGCCATAATAAATGGGAAGATATATAAGTTAGATGATAAGATAGGCGAAAGGACAGTAAGCAGGATAGAGAGAAATTATATTGTCCTTAAAGATGGAGAAACGGATTATGTACTGACCTTATATGATCCGGCAACAACAATAAAAGGAGACCAAAATGACAAATAAGGTCTATCGCGGCAAAATGGTGGCGGTGGGGATATCGCTGTTGCTTGTTCTAGCGGAACCATTGTCCCTGTCGGCGCAAGATGTGCTCCCGGCGGATGTGATGATCCCGGCCAATATAGAGATGGGGAACAAGGCGCTGACGGAAAAACAGGCATTGAAAGATATCGTTGTAAGCATAGAATATGATGACGTGGATATCGGATCGATCATAAAAGCGCTGTCCTATACGTACAATATCAATTTTATCGAGACGACAAAACTTTCCGGTAAAGTATCGGTGTCGTTGCAGAATGTTTCCCTTGAGGAGGCCCTTAAGGCCATACTCGGGACACAGGGGTATACATATTCCAAGGAAGGTGATATTTATTATATCGTGGAAGGCGGCGGCATAAAAGACCTTGGCTTGCAGACCGAACTTCTCCTGCTCCACTATTTAAGGGCCAGTACCGCTTTGAACTTCATTGAGGCCCTGTCCTCCACAAAGGGGACTATGTCGATCTCGGAATCCACGAACGGAATACTTATTACGGATTTCCCGGACATAATTGAAAGGGCCAAGGACCTTATCGATAAAGTGGACATCCCGCCGGTACAGGTGATCATCGAGGCAAAACTACTGGACATAAACAAATCGGACCTTGAAAGCATAGGGACCGCGTTCACTTTCGATTATTCGCCTATAGGTATCGGCAAGGGTATATTCAACCGAAAGGTCTCCACGGAAGAAACGTTCGCGGGCGAATTCGATAATACCGCGACCAGCGACCTGCCGACAGGTCAGTTCAAGATAACCGATCTCAGCATAAAAGGGTTCGAGGGGACCCTCCAGGTGAACGCTCTTCTTGAGAACAAGGACACGGATGTACTGGCGTCGCCGTCCATAGCCACACTGAACGGCCTGGAGGCGAAAATACTTATAGGGGAAAGATACCCGTATAAAGAAACGACCCAGACAACTACCGGCACGACAGAGACCACGAATTTCGTGGACATAGGGACTGTCCTCGCGGTAACGCCTTATGTGTCCCCCGGTGGATATATAACCATGGAAGTGCATCCGGAAGTCTCGACCTTCCTTTCAGCGTTGGATGACGGGAGCCCCAGGATCACAACAAGGGAGGCCACGGCGACCATACGCGTAAAGGACGGCCAGACAATAATGCTGGCTGGGCTTATGAACAGGAACGACACCAAGACGGTCGACAAGATACCTATACTGGGGGATATCCCGCTCCTCGGGAAACTGTTCTCGTCGAAAAGTACCTCTTTCGACCAGAGGGAGCTTGTTATCTTCCTGACCCCGCATATAATACCGTTCGAGCCTGCCGGGCGTGAAGCTAATTACATGGGGAGAAAAGAGACGTTCATAAATCTCGAGGGACCGGGAGAAAGAGCGCTTATATCCGCGACACAGAAAGAAGCGGATGATCTGGCTGACGGTAAAGGCATGATGGCCAGGGACATGGGGAAAACCACCAGGCTGGGCAGCGCGGCGGACAGGTACGCGCAGATAGCCCAGGATTTCCCGGATTCACAGGAGGCGCCGTACGCGTTGAAGAGGGCGGCGGAAATATACTGTTTCGAGCTTAAGGATTATAATTCCGGCCTTGATATGGCGGTCAAACTTTTCGAGAAGTATCCCACCAGTCCATATGTGGCCGATGCAATAGCTGTTATTGATGAATGCGATAAGGCAATAAAAGAGATGGAACTTGAACAGGATGTTTTTGCCGAATAGCAGGAACGCGGAATAAAGACCCAGGCGAAAGGTATTTGTGCAGTTCATATACAGGGCCATGGATAGCGCCGGTCAGGAAAAGACCGGAGTGATAGAGGCTGACGGGCAGGAACAGGCCGCCAGCGATATAGCCGCGCGCGGGTTTTTTCTGATCGAGATAAAAGAAAAAAAATCGTCCGGGACCGGCAAACAAAGGTCCGGGGATATATTACAATCGCTTTTGAAAACCCCTCCCAGTAAGGTCGAAGTGCTTTTTTTCACGCGCCAGTTCTGTGCCATGATGTCGGCGGGCGTGCCAATACTCAAATCGCTTAATACGGTGACGGGTATGGTGAAGAACGAAAAACTCCAGGAAATATTAACGGATGTAGGCGACCAGATAAAGAACGGGTCGGATTTTTCCGAGGCCCTGAGCAAGTACCCGAAAACATTCAATAAAATGTACACCAGCATAGTAAAGGTAGGGGAAGCATCCGGTAAGCTGGACAAGGTCATGTATGACATTATAGACATTGAACAAAAGATGATGGATATAATGAATAAAGTAAAATCCGCAATGACGTATCCGGTTGTTATTTTGTGCCTAGCCGTAGGCGTTGTGGGCTTCGTGGTCACTTCTATCCTTCCAAAATTCGTTAAGATATTCGCCGGTATGGGCGCAAAACTCCCGAAATCCA is a genomic window containing:
- a CDS encoding PilN domain-containing protein, with the protein product MKRINLIPEESRKVDVVQILVREVLSSKIFYVAVAMVTVFVLIAIWQDGEIRKYNKKMLLLQEEYGLRQQEIAKQQEKSEFLDKKIEQLDKLKKLVSDRKQILEWYLYSDIRWSGILAEISRVVPEGLTLNNLSLKPDGFIFKGTAQGNEIISKFMQTLDNSPYFEGTRFIYTEKESTGEELVAFQVETVYSRRENRVPPEEKKEDGQ
- a CDS encoding type II secretion system F family protein encodes the protein MQFIYRAMDSAGQEKTGVIEADGQEQAASDIAARGFFLIEIKEKKSSGTGKQRSGDILQSLLKTPPSKVEVLFFTRQFCAMMSAGVPILKSLNTVTGMVKNEKLQEILTDVGDQIKNGSDFSEALSKYPKTFNKMYTSIVKVGEASGKLDKVMYDIIDIEQKMMDIMNKVKSAMTYPVVILCLAVGVVGFVVTSILPKFVKIFAGMGAKLPKSTVALVAIGDFLRGNFTLVSVGLAAAVIGFIKFKKTETGKHILDKIMLKIPVAGEMVLKIHVSRFARTLSGLIGSGIPLNRGLEITVEAEQNYVIKSALEQVRVAIVGGTSLAQALQDAGIFPDVVIQMVAAGEISGNLDKMTLDVGDYLDSEVDQAIKMITTLIEPLLLVSMGVVIAFLALSILLPVLGVVKAFKH
- a CDS encoding secretin and TonB N-terminal domain-containing protein, which translates into the protein MTNKVYRGKMVAVGISLLLVLAEPLSLSAQDVLPADVMIPANIEMGNKALTEKQALKDIVVSIEYDDVDIGSIIKALSYTYNINFIETTKLSGKVSVSLQNVSLEEALKAILGTQGYTYSKEGDIYYIVEGGGIKDLGLQTELLLLHYLRASTALNFIEALSSTKGTMSISESTNGILITDFPDIIERAKDLIDKVDIPPVQVIIEAKLLDINKSDLESIGTAFTFDYSPIGIGKGIFNRKVSTEETFAGEFDNTATSDLPTGQFKITDLSIKGFEGTLQVNALLENKDTDVLASPSIATLNGLEAKILIGERYPYKETTQTTTGTTETTNFVDIGTVLAVTPYVSPGGYITMEVHPEVSTFLSALDDGSPRITTREATATIRVKDGQTIMLAGLMNRNDTKTVDKIPILGDIPLLGKLFSSKSTSFDQRELVIFLTPHIIPFEPAGREANYMGRKETFINLEGPGERALISATQKEADDLADGKGMMARDMGKTTRLGSAADRYAQIAQDFPDSQEAPYALKRAAEIYCFELKDYNSGLDMAVKLFEKYPTSPYVADAIAVIDECDKAIKEMELEQDVFAE
- the pilO gene encoding type 4a pilus biogenesis protein PilO; translation: MANNLNIDVKQIMDLYKKAKALPKQQKMLLTALGVVCISLLYMNAVYKPKTAILKYYKGEVGKYLSMDETVRVDTMATDEKESKVSRLQRVIDDLDKKIGEMEKGLPTQGKIPQVLGEFVSLAETNKIDITSIKPEYPDEPINVYKSMIVMLKMTAEYGNILNFVSDLEGSISFVGIDNILIREKTGEEKNLIESEIKITALLKNTPEAMGREESLDDIEVLSTPETMKDPFAKEFKKSETKEKPVKEDLTVSGITLAGSRSTAIINGKIYKLDDKIGERTVSRIERNYIVLKDGETDYVLTLYDPATTIKGDQNDK